A region from the Mucilaginibacter sp. CSA2-8R genome encodes:
- a CDS encoding alpha-L-fucosidase, with the protein MKKWFLLAALAARAVTGLGQNAPAPYGVLPTPAQLNWHQMEMYCIIHFGVDTYTNKEWGYGDEDPKLVNPAKFDAAQIVGAAKAGGFKGVVVVAKHHDGLCLWPTQTTEHNISQSNWRNGKGDMVKEYQLACQKLGMQLGLYCSPWDRNNAYYGQAKYVEIYRNQLKELYTRYGKLFASWHDGANGGDGYYGGSREVRKIDRTTYYGWPQTWAITRRLQPSAILFGDVGPDVRWVGNEEGHAGETCWATYTPQAPEPGKEPANGFTKYELGVQGTRNGKYWMPAECDVSLRPGWFYHASQNSQVKSPYELLDLYYKSVGRGANLDLGLSPNPDGLLNAEDVQSLQQFGSLLKQTFAINLAKGAKITGSNIRAKSAKFGTKNLVDNDRYSYWASDDRVKTPEVIFALPNNRTFNVVRLRENIKLGQRIESFAVDAWLNGAWKQIAAATSIGANRLIRLPQNVTTTKVRLRITGSPVCIALSDFGLFKEPAHLTAPVISRNREGKLSIITTAPVSAIYYTVNGDRPTLQSTQYSSLFNLPNGGVVKAIAVEGNKQSEIATGTFGLSKAAWHIMPDASTGSKPENAIDESKSIWSTLKADTASNFAPAQLSIDLGAVQNISAFTYLPRQDKSAVGLVDRYVFFISTDGQQWQQAAAGEFSNIKANPLEQTVTLKQPVKARYIQFKALHVIAGNGATAAEIGVLTTK; encoded by the coding sequence ATGAAAAAGTGGTTTTTATTGGCTGCGTTGGCAGCCCGTGCGGTAACCGGCCTGGGCCAAAATGCCCCTGCGCCTTATGGTGTACTGCCCACCCCAGCGCAGCTTAACTGGCACCAAATGGAGATGTATTGTATCATCCATTTTGGGGTAGATACCTATACAAACAAAGAGTGGGGCTACGGCGATGAAGACCCAAAGTTGGTCAACCCGGCTAAGTTTGATGCGGCACAAATTGTTGGCGCAGCTAAAGCCGGCGGTTTTAAAGGGGTGGTGGTAGTTGCCAAGCACCACGATGGTTTGTGCTTATGGCCTACGCAAACCACGGAGCATAACATCAGCCAAAGCAATTGGCGCAACGGCAAAGGCGATATGGTGAAAGAGTACCAGCTGGCCTGCCAAAAGTTGGGTATGCAACTGGGCTTGTACTGCTCGCCGTGGGACCGTAATAACGCTTATTACGGGCAGGCTAAATATGTGGAAATTTACCGCAACCAGTTAAAAGAACTGTATACCCGTTACGGGAAACTTTTTGCATCCTGGCATGATGGTGCCAATGGGGGCGACGGCTATTACGGCGGAAGTCGTGAGGTGCGAAAAATAGACCGGACCACTTATTACGGCTGGCCGCAAACCTGGGCCATTACCCGGCGTTTGCAGCCAAGCGCCATTTTATTTGGCGATGTTGGCCCGGATGTGCGCTGGGTAGGTAACGAAGAAGGCCATGCCGGCGAAACCTGTTGGGCCACCTATACTCCGCAAGCGCCCGAACCAGGTAAAGAACCGGCTAACGGATTTACCAAATACGAACTGGGCGTACAAGGCACCCGCAACGGTAAATATTGGATGCCCGCCGAATGCGACGTGTCGCTGAGGCCCGGATGGTTTTACCACGCCAGTCAGAACAGTCAGGTAAAATCGCCTTATGAGTTGCTGGATTTGTACTATAAAAGCGTAGGCAGGGGTGCTAACCTGGATTTAGGCTTATCGCCCAATCCTGATGGTTTGCTAAATGCAGAGGATGTACAGTCTTTGCAGCAATTTGGTAGTTTACTAAAGCAAACCTTTGCGATAAACTTGGCGAAAGGCGCAAAAATAACGGGCAGTAATATTCGCGCGAAAAGTGCCAAGTTTGGTACGAAAAACTTGGTTGATAACGACCGCTATTCTTACTGGGCATCTGACGACCGGGTTAAAACGCCTGAGGTAATCTTTGCCTTGCCCAACAACCGAACGTTTAACGTCGTCCGCCTGCGCGAAAATATCAAGCTGGGGCAGCGTATTGAAAGTTTTGCGGTAGATGCCTGGCTAAATGGTGCATGGAAACAAATTGCAGCGGCCACCAGCATTGGCGCCAACCGGCTCATCCGTTTGCCGCAAAATGTTACGACCACTAAAGTGCGTTTGCGCATTACCGGATCGCCCGTGTGTATTGCCCTGAGCGATTTTGGTTTGTTTAAGGAGCCGGCACATTTAACAGCACCGGTTATCAGCCGTAATCGCGAAGGTAAATTAAGCATTATAACCACTGCGCCGGTATCGGCTATATATTACACCGTAAACGGAGACCGACCTACGTTGCAATCAACCCAATACTCATCATTATTTAATTTACCAAATGGGGGAGTAGTCAAAGCTATTGCGGTAGAAGGTAACAAACAAAGCGAAATTGCTACAGGTACTTTTGGCCTAAGCAAGGCAGCCTGGCACATTATGCCGGATGCCTCGACCGGTTCAAAACCCGAAAATGCGATTGACGAATCTAAATCGATTTGGAGCACCTTAAAGGCTGACACTGCAAGCAATTTTGCGCCGGCACAATTAAGCATTGATTTAGGAGCTGTTCAAAATATCAGCGCCTTTACTTATTTGCCACGGCAGGATAAATCGGCAGTGGGTTTGGTAGACCGCTATGTGTTTTTTATTAGCACCGATGGACAGCAATGGCAGCAGGCAGCCGCCGGGGAGTTTTCGAACATCAAGGCCAACCCATTAGAGCAAACCGTCACTTTAAAGCAGCCGGTTAAGGCTCGCTACATTCAATTTAAAGCCCTGCATGTTATTGCAGGTAATGGTGCTACAGCAGCCGAGATTGGAGTGCTGACCACCAAATAA